From the genome of Mastomys coucha isolate ucsf_1 unplaced genomic scaffold, UCSF_Mcou_1 pScaffold6, whole genome shotgun sequence, one region includes:
- the Ehd3 gene encoding EH domain-containing protein 3, with amino-acid sequence MFSWLGNDDRRKKDPEVFQTVSEGLKKLYKTKLLPLEEYYRFHEFHSPALEDADFDNKPMVLLVGQYSTGKTTFIRYLLEQDFPGMRIGPEPTTDSFIAVMQGDVEGIIPGNALVVDPKKPFRKLNAFGNAFLNRFVCAQLPNAVLESISVIDTPGILSGEKQRISRGYDFAAVLEWFAERVDRIILLFDAHKLDISDEFSEVIKALKNHEDKMRVVLNKADQIETQQLMRVYGALMWSLGKIVNTPEVIRVYIGSFWSHPLLIPDNRKLFEAEEQDLFRDIQSLPRNAALRKLNDLIKRARLAKVHAYIISSLKKEMPSVFGKDTKKKELVNNLAEIYGRIEREHQISPGDFPNLKRMQDQLQAQDFSKFQPLKSKLLDVVDDMLAHDIAQLMVLVRQEETQRPVQMVKGGAFEGTLQGPFGHGYGEGAGEGIDDAEWVVARDKPMYDEIFYTLSPVDGKITGANAKKEMVRSKLPNSVLGKIWKLADIDKDGMLDDEEFALANHLIKVKLEGHELPNELPAHLLPPSKRKVPE; translated from the exons ATGTTCAGCTGGCTGGGTAACGACGATCGCCGCAAGAAGGACCCCGAGGTCTTCCAGACCGTGAGCGAGGGGCTCAAAAAACTCTACAAGACCAAGCTGCTGCCTCTGGAAGAGTATTACCGCTTCCACGAGTTCCACTCGCCCGCCCTGGAGGATGCTGATTTCGACAACAAGCCCATGGTCCTGTTGGTGGGCCAGTACTCTACCGGCAAGACCACCTTCATCAG GTACCTGCTGGAACAGGATTTTCCAGGCATGCGGATTGGGCCAGAGCCAACCACTGATTCCTTCATAGCAGTGATGCAGGGAGATGTGGAGGGGATCATCCCTGGGAACGCCCTGGTGGTAGATCCAAAGAAACCCTTCAGAAAGCTCAATGCCTTTGGCAATGCCTTCCTGAACAG GTTTGTGTGTGCCCAGCTGCCCAACGCCGTGCTAGAAAGTATCAGTGTGATCGACACACCGGGGATCCTCTCTGGTGAGAAGCAGAGGATTAGCCGAG GGTATGATTTTGCTGCTGTCCTCGAATGGTTTGCTGAGCGGGTGGACCGAATTATCCTGCTCTTTGATGCCCACAAGCTGGACATCTCTGATGAGTTCTCAGAAGTCATCAAGGCTCTCAAGAACCATGAGGACAAGATGCGAGTAGTGTTGAACAAGGCTGACCAGATTGAGACCCAGCAGCTGATGCGGGTGTACGGGGCCCTCATGTGGTCCCTGGGGAAGATTGTGAACACACCAGAGGTGATCCGGGTCTACATTGGCTCCTTCTGGTCCCACCCACTCCTCATTCCTGACAACCGGAAGCTCTTTGAAGCTGAAGAGCAAGACTTGTTCAGAGACATTCAGAGTCTACCCCGTAATGCTGCTCTTCGAAAGCTCAATGATCTCATCAAGAGAGCCCGACTGGCCAAG GTCCATGCCTACATCATCAGCTCCTTGAAGAAGGAGATGCCCTCGGTGTTTGGGAAGGAcaccaaaaagaaagaactggTGAACAACCTGGCTGAGATCTATGGCCGGATTGAGCGAGAACACCAGATCTCCCCTGGGGACTTCCCCAACCTGAAGAGGATGCAG gaCCAGCTGCAGGCCCAGGACTTCAGCAAATTCCAGCCACTAAAGAGCAAGCTGCTGGACGTGGTAGACGACATGCTGGCTCATGACATTGCCCAGCTTATGGTGCTGGTGCGCCAAGAAGAGACCCAGCGGCCTGTCCAGATGGTGAAGGGTGGAGCATTTGAGGGAACCCTGCAAGGCCCCTTCGGGCATGGCTATGGAGAGGGAGCTGGGGAGGGTATTGATGATGCCGAGTGGGTGGTGGCCCGAGACAAGCCTATGTATGATGAGATCTTCTACACCTTATCCCCAGTGGATGGGAAGATCACAGGTGCCAATGCCAAAAAGGAGATGGTGCGCTCCAAGTTGCCCAACAGCGTGCTGGGCAAGATCTGGAAGCTAGCTGACATTGACAAGGATGGCATGTTGGATGATGAGGAGTTTGCCCTGGCCAACCACCTTATCAAAGTCAAGCTAGAGGGGCATGAGCTGCCCAATGAGCTGCctgcccacctcctccctccctctaagAGGAAAGTACCAGAGTAA